Part of the Candidatus Parvarchaeota archaeon genome is shown below.
TCCCACAGCATCACGCGCCAAAATTTACAAGCCCATGCGCAACCCGGGATATTTGGCCTGAATTGCACCTGGCAAGCCTTGCATTATTTGTTGTTCATTATCCGCTCCCAAAAACCGCCCTCGCCGCTTTCACTTCTTATTGCCCTTCCCGTATGCTTGATAAACACATCATTTAGCGAGGCAGGATGCAGCTCCATTGAGTCGACTTCAGGAAGGTTTCGAAGAATTGCTGGCAGGTTCTTCCCGGAATTGGAAATTGCGGCCTGAACGGAATTTTTTAGTGCCTTGACATTGCGTGCAAACTTGGCAGTTTTTAGAAGCCTTGCCACCTTTAGGGGGTTTTTTGTGAAAAAAACCGCCACATCGCCGCCTATTCCCTCAATGAGGGATTTTGGAGTGCCAACATCGATTATTTTTCCGTTGTCAATGATTGCAACCTTGTCTGCATATTCCTGGGCCTCCTCAAGATAGTGGGTTGTAAAGACAACGGTTGTGCCAAACTTCCTTGACATGCCTTTGATGTGCTTCCAGATGTGGCTTCTTGTCTGAAGGTCAAGCCCGACTGTCGGCTCATCAAGGAAAAGTATTTTTGGCCTGTGCAAAAGCGCCCTGGCAATCTCAAGCCTTTTTCGCATCCCGCCAGAATATGTCTTAATCCTGTCATCTGCCCTTTGCTTCAGGCCTACAATGGAGAGTATTTCCTCAATCCGCCCGTCCTTGGTTTTCCTGTCCATTCCATACAAAAGCGCATGCATCATTAAGTTTTCCCGCCCCGAAAGCAGGTCATCAACGCTTGGCTGCTGGAACACGACCCCTATTTGCTTCCTTACTGCAAGGGGGTCTTTGCCAACATCAATGCCCGCCACACGGGCAAGCCCCGAGGTTGGCCTGATAAGCCCGCAAAGGATTGAAAGCGTTGTCGTCTTTCCAGCCCCGTTTGGACCCAAAAACCCGAATACAGAACCATGTTCAACCTGAAGGTCAACACTGTCAAGCGCCCTGATTGCGTTTCCGTTGCCCTTGTAAACCTTAACAAGACCCCTGATGTCTATTGCGATTTCCCTTGCCATTCAATGCACGTCCAAATGGTTGCTGCAATCATTTTGCATGCATTCTTTGCTCAAGCCATTTCCGGATATCATCTGATGAGGCAGGCTCGACAAGAATGTTTTTGTCAGCGGTGCCATCCCGGAAAAATACAAGCGTTGGATATCTTTCAACCCAAAATTTATCCGCAATGCCCTCAAATTTTTCCGCATCCATTCTGAAAAATTCAACACCGCTTGTTTTATCCGCAAGCTGCTCAAGCCAAGGCGCAGCCTTCTTGCAGTCGCCGCACCAGGAGGCATAAAAAAACATGACACGGCTGCCCTTTTGCCCCATGACACTTGTTTCAACTGATTTTTCATCCAGCTCAATAACCGCCATTTTATCACTGCCCATTTTGGAAACTTGTGGCAATTAGGTCAAATGCCATGTCTTACACTAGCCACTTATTATTTAAAAACAATGCCAAACGACAATAAGTCATGGCAAGCAAGAAAATATCGAGGGCCCCAAGGCTGGTTTCAAGGGCAACTGCACTTCTGATGCAAGGCATCCTGAAAAACGAGTACCCGGAGGCAACCTGCTCACTTGATTTTGGAAACCCCCTCCAGCTTCTCGTATCGACAATCCTATCAGCGCAATGCACAGATGCCAGGGTGAACAAGGTGACACCAGCGCTTTTTGCAAGGTATGCGTCTGCAAGGGACTTTGCAAATGCCAAGATAACGGAATTGGAAAACCTTATCCGCTCGACGGGATTTTACCATAACAAGGCAAAAAACATCAAGGAAGCGTGCAGGGTTATTTGCATTGAATTTGGGGGCAAGGTTCCAGGCAGTATGGAGGACCTGCTTAAGCTTCCTGGCGTTGCAAGAAAAACTGCAAATATTGTCCTTTACAATGCACATGGAAAAAACGAGGGGATTGCAATAGACACTCACAACATCCGCCTGTCGCAGAGGCTTGGCTGGACAAAAAACAGGCGGCAGAATGGGATAGAGCGCGACTTGATGGCCACATTTCCCAAAGAAGAATGGGGGCTTGTCTCAAACCTGCTT
Proteins encoded:
- a CDS encoding thioredoxin family protein translates to MGSDKMAVIELDEKSVETSVMGQKGSRVMFFYASWCGDCKKAAPWLEQLADKTSGVEFFRMDAEKFEGIADKFWVERYPTLVFFRDGTADKNILVEPASSDDIRKWLEQRMHAK
- the nth gene encoding endonuclease III, producing MASKKISRAPRLVSRATALLMQGILKNEYPEATCSLDFGNPLQLLVSTILSAQCTDARVNKVTPALFARYASARDFANAKITELENLIRSTGFYHNKAKNIKEACRVICIEFGGKVPGSMEDLLKLPGVARKTANIVLYNAHGKNEGIAIDTHNIRLSQRLGWTKNRRQNGIERDLMATFPKEEWGLVSNLLVFHGRAKCTAKNPKCPSCPLGKICPSAKQFS
- a CDS encoding ATP-binding cassette domain-containing protein, which gives rise to MAREIAIDIRGLVKVYKGNGNAIRALDSVDLQVEHGSVFGFLGPNGAGKTTTLSILCGLIRPTSGLARVAGIDVGKDPLAVRKQIGVVFQQPSVDDLLSGRENLMMHALLYGMDRKTKDGRIEEILSIVGLKQRADDRIKTYSGGMRKRLEIARALLHRPKILFLDEPTVGLDLQTRSHIWKHIKGMSRKFGTTVVFTTHYLEEAQEYADKVAIIDNGKIIDVGTPKSLIEGIGGDVAVFFTKNPLKVARLLKTAKFARNVKALKNSVQAAISNSGKNLPAILRNLPEVDSMELHPASLNDVFIKHTGRAIRSESGEGGFWERIMNNK